The genomic interval ccaCCATTCTTATTATTACCTAATTGCTTGcaaaatacatagaaatgtaaGTAAGCTATGTTCAATAAAATGCATTATAAGAAAATCTTGTTATGAGACAAAATATTCTTGTCCAGTTTTTTAGTTGTTTGAGTGTAAAATCTATTAAAAGGAGATTGGTTGCTATCATTCCATTGCTGTATGCTGCtcaatttgaataatttacagAATTTCATTGTTTAAAGTTTTAGCAACACAAGCACCTCTTTTCAAAGgacttatttttagaatttttcacatatttatttaaaattgagAAATTAGTGTTTCCTCTGTATATTACAGCACAACATCAGTTTTACTATATTAGTTTCACATCCACTCTACAAAATGTATATCTCCAGAAGAGTCACTcaaaacatttatacacaaagtAAATATGCACGGAGGGAAAACAGTTCAATTGAAACATATATTCAAGGGATGACTTTTCTGTATAGTATTCATATGCTTTCTATGAGATTTTATTGTGGTAGCCAAGTACTACACTCTCTCAAAAAGTGAACACCTAATAATTTTTCCTTCTCTTAAAGAATTTACTGCCACTATGTGAAATTCTGCAAGTAACTACAACTTTTCTAGTCTTGTTACTTTCTATTCTCAAAATTACAATCTGTGGGATCAGGAAGAACAAAGTATTTTTATATGATGGTGTGGGAATAAAACATTTGTAGAGCATACATTCTTTTTTTTGCATGTGCCCCACCCCTGTATGAACGCATGTCATTTGAATTACTTTAGCTAAATGTATATTTAGTTAACAGATGTGTTCAATTACTTTTGGGAATAATTAACAGTGTGCATTTGACATGTGTGCTGTCATAGATCATGGTTGCATTGCAAATTTAGTCATGTAGTTCTTTAACAGAGGATAGGCTACTGTGGTTTAACAATTACTTTTTCCAGATTCATAGATTTGAACCAGCCACTGCAAGTAGTGACACCTTAGCTTAAAGCAGAGAACTATGTTTTATAGTACTGGTTTTGAACATGTGAGACAACCAAAAATAATAGTGTAGTAGGAGACAATCTGTTAACCTTTTGCCAGCAAACCAGATATTCTCTTGTATCTATTTAGCAACTTTTCACATTTGAGGAATGATTTGTAGTTTTTTCCAATTGTTAGCatttaataatgaagaatttggttgTTCTTTAAATAGatcaatttaattttgtaaaattgtaGGGCTGTTTTGACCTCTATCCTCTatttaaattgaaagaaatattttgatttacatatatgttcacaagttaattatttaattaatgcaTGTAGCTGTTCTTATAGGGTTGATCTGATTATAATTTCAATCTTGTATATTGATTCTCACTCAAAATGTGCTGTGTGGAATACAAGTAAATAGTTAAACAAATAGGGAACatctccatttatttttttttaaatacaaaaggaGTATAACTAATATAAAGTGACGAATTTAGAAATAAGTAGTGATGTACTAAATGTCATATGCGAAATATTCTCAtttgaaatttctgtttttaGTTGGGGGGCAGAGGGATAGTAATAATTGTTACATACTCTTAAAGAGGGGAGATAACTTCCTAAAATTTCATGCCTGCGTAATAAAAAATCTGCTCTTTGCATGAAAGGGGGACATCTTTATATCAGCAggtattgaattttaaaattatcttgaGTCCCAGCACAATTACAATGCGTATATTTTGTGTACAGTCTTTTAATTTGATTGAAACGAAAAATCATTTTCTTGTTACATATTAAAAGTAGTGATAATACTACAGCCAGTCACTCATTATTTTAAAAGAGCCCACTTTTAGTTTCAACGATTAAACTGaatttaattgttgttattagttaATCTATTCTCTTCCGTTTGTGGTTTTCATATCTGAACGTATCACTTCCTTCGAACTAATTATCATGTATCTGATTGTTTACAAgatacatgtagaaatatatgcaaaCTGTTTTTTGTTCCTAACATAGTATCGTCTAATCATAATCAGGCTTGCCTTGCTCAGctgacattatatatacacacataccgtGTACGTGTATTTGCCTGCAGAAATTCGACTTCTCTTAAGCATGTCACCGATTATGTATTtcctcaattatctccctttttctttGAGACTACTTAACAAATGTTTTTTATGGTAGGAGGGGTTTCCTCCCAGCTAGAGAATTTCAGTTGAGGACTTTTTGACAGACAtttaaatgaaacacacacacacgcatgtgtaaaCAGAATGAACTGAAAATTAAAGTACACATTACAATAaattacttctttgtttttttctctcggCAGTATATTTCAGTCTGGGAGATATAaagcatattaatatacatgcatgtatcctCTTTGTTAGCTTGCCATTAGAAGAGATTTTTCAAGCATTTTGAATAAATTACTCCATGAGTTAGTGAATAAATTCTTTAATGGTAAAAAGCACTTGATAAAATAGCTGTGGTCAATTTACTTGATTATACCTTCCTGTCAAATGTGGCCTTATGTCAAtgttagaaatttattattaaaagctaTATATTTGATTCCTTTCAAATTTGAAACTTAAATCTGAAAATTACACTTTCTTTAGAGTTTGAATCTAtactttttctttgaaaaatcaGTTTTTTTCAAAGAAACAGTATACTaatttcagatttatttcaaCCTGTAGGTTAAATAAACAACTAGCATAAAATGTTTAAGCCAAATTTAGAAGCTTAAAATGTCTCAACACTTTTTGACATCTTTAAATCAAAACTACAGAATTATGTCATTTTCTaatttattcctattattattctttattcaaaTAGACCCAAAACTGTTAAGTAGATACTCAGTTAATTCCTTAAGTGCAGACACTGCCAGATCATGGAGTTTATAGTTTGATACTTAGCAactgttgtttttatattaaattacttttacaaaaaaaaaaaaaaaatcctatcatTATGTAAAATAGTAATTTAACTGTCTCACTCACATTTAATTTGTATAAAAAGCAAGAAATCTATTTTGCTGTTCCCACATGTCTCAGCTTGTTGAGCCACTGTAGTCCTATCTCTGGTGTAAAAAGTTGAATTGGTGCATGCTAACTAGTCTTTATACTAAACAATCAAAGCAAGCAGGATATCACACACACCTTTTAATATACAATTTCTTGATTTATTGCCCTGATCTCTTCCCATCTCCgacattgttttatttaaagGAAGCTGTTATATAACTATATTGAACTGAATAGatgaacataaataaaatttaaatgacaaACAATGTCTTTGTAGAAAACAGTTTGACTGAAATAAATTCTGGGCTTAGTTTCCAACAGAAAATGTTTCTGTTGGTGTATAATGTcatgtaaataaaatgtaagtctgatttgtgtctgtctttctatttccttTATATTGAAAAAAGGTGTTGTATTAATCCATGTTCAACATGGTTAACATGATATCATTTGCAAATCTTTCTACATGAAAGAACTAACGTAAATTAATGTACCCAACACAATTTTGTGGTTTGTTCCTTATATGCAAGTGTGTTATAACTAAAATACATCTTTTACTATTTCCTACCTTTTTTCTGATAcagaattacaatttattttctcaaatatatataacactaacTGGCAAGGTTAATTAGTGGTTTAGGAACTTAATTTTGccataaattaattatattgcaCAAAGATTTAATTAAGAAACTTACAGAACATTGATTCAGGGTCTGTAGTCATTTATTCAATTATCTAAGCATTATCATATTGTTTAAATCTAATTtacaattcatttctttttttgcattcaaaaagataaaattcagtcacaaaaaaaaaagagtaaattaaGACTAAACTTAAGCTTAATACCTATTCATCATATTGAAAGTGTAAAATTTGCTTGTACAGTGCTCAGTGGTAAGTTCTCAGATTGAATTAACAACCTGATCAGAACCACCTCATTTATTTTGATGGTGGTTACTAAGTCTCAAATATATTTCAGTGAGAATTTCCCTCCTGGGGTGTTATGCTTATAGAGAAAACCATTGTGTATTGTTTCTTACATACAAACCTGCTGACAAGACATTAGCTAATTATTGTATTCCTAGTAGGCAAATTGTAGTGCTTTCTAAAGGAGTAATATGTTATCAGAAGTAAGTGGTATATGTATACCTTTTAGTAAACATAATCCCAGTCGCAACTTAATGCTATACAAGCTACAAATGTCAGGTTTTTAAATTAGGTAAACGTACAGTTTAAGTGTCTACTTAAACCAGACTTATTAGGAATATTCTCAGATAACATGATCTGATTGGTTATTTAACTGCTTTtagataaatttttaaaaactgatatTAACCCTTTTTATATGAACCTGCATGAGACTACccttggttctataatacaaacttctaAAGTGATCTAAACTAAAACTTCCATTTCATTCTATGTTCTTAACAATgaaacaaggatatccaaaaaAATTAAAAGGCGAGATATCCCTGATACACACAATCCTCAGACAGTAAGTGCATGAGACGGCTGGACTCTTGCATTATAAGTACAATTCATCAGATTTTCGTTTTTTGTATACTCATCTTTACAAGGCTTAGGTCAACTTTAACCTCTGGTAAAAGATGTCCAAAATGCCACAGCAAGATCAAACCTCCGCTTGTTATTACAATCATCCATACTAATAGTTGTTAGGAAGATAACTATATCTAGACACCATGGGCAAAGTACTCAAACATTTACTTGTGGACAGACCAAATAGCTCATTTGAATAGTGAAACAACTTTTCCCAAGTTTCAGATTGTTTCATCTCAAATCATTGCGAGATGCCATATGCATAGCTTTAATGGGTAAATAAAAACACTGGGTTTCTGCATAAAGTAAATCCAAATTCAATTCCAGTCCCGATCATGAAGAgattaaactaaaatataaaacaccCTTCCAATGTTTCCATcaggactttaaaaaaaatgatttcaatccctaaaatttgtatttgtaaataatagAAAGCAACACTAGCTTACTGTttagtttatacatatttatcccTGCTTATGAAATCACAGCTTTTGCTATATCTTTATCTGAAACCTCTCAGAGTAAATCCTAACCCATTATTTAAAAGCGTTTATCAGGATTTATAATCTGTTGATACATTTTAATGCTGCTAATAATCCATCAACTACTGTCTTACATATTCCAGCACATTGACCCACAGCGCCGATTACGACTTCGAGCAGATGACTTATGAAATCGTCAATACTTGCACAATGACTACACATATGTAACAAGAAACAACCAATCTCAGAAAATTACTATATGaccatatttctaatatttacgCAGGCTCGTGATGCAGATTGCAAAGAATACATGAATAGATCATGTAGTGTGTGTAATATCAACAATGTTCCATACTAAATCTCTGCTCTAAAAAGAAACGACACACACCCTTATTCAGATAgacttccctttttttttttcttatacatttcATCTCATTTATAAAAAGAATTCTAATTTGCAGTATAAACACACCTTTCATAAAACAAACTGATACAACTTTTGAATCAGTGTATTAACACAAAATCTATTTTAATGAGCCTAGAATATCCCAATTCATGAAAATCATATCAATAAATCCAGTGTTAATTTCGtatttgtaacttttttatttcaaTACTAACAATAACCTTTGTAGAAAATGTAACTGAATATCATGCAAGTAATTTGAAAACATTGCAGTTCTAACAATTTTCTACCACCAAGGTATTTCATGTGATGTGTACACACAGATTAATAGTTTAGAAACTTAAGTTAAGTTTATTTTGAATCGTAAAAGATTTGAATATGGACAGCACATTTTTCTGAGTTGCGACTTAAGCTGATTGGTTTACTTTGTTCAGCAAGTCTTTATAAAACTTCTATATTTTTCAGTGCTAATTAAATAAAAGGTAGCAACTGATATTGGAATATCTAattctagattttttttaaatgattttgtcGAATGAAGAGAAAAACAATCAGGATATAATTTTATGGTCCTTACAAGTTTTAGGTTTACCAAATAAAAGGGTATAATCTGTGCAGTGGACTTAGCAAATAGTGAGGTAAGGTCAATGGGAATTTTCACTAATTCATTAATATGGGTTTATATGTTAAAAATTGTCAAACTCAATTTTCTGGGAGCTGTTTAGCCACAAGCTGTATGAAAGGCTATGCACATTCCCTTGCTTGATAAGGGTCATTCCAGGATAGTGGTCCCAGAGACATAATGTTAGCCAGGTCCATCAGTGCTTTCCATTGCTAGTAGTCCTGTGCCAGCCCATCTGCATCCTGGAAAATCTTGTcaaacttcaaattttatatgaaatattaacaCAGTATGCTATTTAGTACAACTGTCTTTTAACTGGCCGACCTATTCACCCTAATATGGTCTTATTTTAAGTTTGTGCGGCATATGCCTCCTGCTCACTGTAGCAATACACCTAAGTTGGTCTATCACTGACTatcaaaacatttgaaaaaatgGTCAAGCAACACTACCACAAACTTTGAATGTCAAGTAATGCACAGCATGCAAATCAATATGCTGTGCATTAATTTAAGTTGGAAGTAAGATACTGTACAAATACGCATTGATTAAGTCAGGGGACAGTACTGTGACTACTACAGTCACTCAAGATTTGGTATTCACATCAAGTTTTCCTCCATAATGGTTCATAGAGCTTTACTAGTTTTAATAGTTGCCTGGATTTCGTCAGAATTATTCATGTTTAAGCAATTCTTTTTAGAATCACCAAtaagttatttgactaaatcGTTCCGAATTCTTCATTCTCAAAATCAATTATAGGCAAAAAGGAGTATTGTATTAGAAACATGGTCCTGAAAATTACCATAAAACTAACCAGAAGTCTTACATTTATGCACTAAGAATTCTAAAGAACTTATTGCATTAAATACTAATTCACAGTTACCAAACACTTGGAGAAAATAGTCTAGATTCTCAAGACCGACAACCTATAGTGTTACTCCAACTACATCTAGTAATAAAATGCTGTCACCAAGAAAAGCACACCTGGTCACAAAGATACATTTgcacaataaataaaaacaaaacaatggatAATTTTCAGTGGAACTTTAATCAAACATTTACAAACGACGTCCACGACGACCACCCTTCCTTCTGGTGCTATCTGATGGAATAGGAGTAACAtcctctgaaaaataaaataagagttgAATCAAATATAAAACACTCCCAAAGTTTAAAATGTTAAGAAAATGCAATATATTCAAACCCTTTCAAAGCTTATTCCTCATAGAACTAGGGACAAACCAAGTCTATTATTCCtcctttaattaatttcaaaatacatttgcAATGAGCAAGGTAGACTTCATCTCAGTATATTCCTGGCAGTTATTTATTCGATGAAATGAAAAACTATGTTCAGGAAAACAAAAATCTATGACTGAGATTATAAACTGTTCTATCGACTCTGAACAAATAAACCTGTTTACCACTTATTTTAGCAAAGTATCCAAATTAGATTGATATTACCTCTCAAATAGTTTCCAACAGAAAGACTAAATAAACTGCCATGGACAATATTTAATCTTTTCCAAATATAAATTGAGAaatcaacaaaatatacaaatactacTTACCAATACGTCCTATTTTCATACCAGAGCGAGCCAAGGCTCGGAGAGCTGACTGAGCTCCAGGGCCTGGAGTCTTAGTTCTGAAATGATATAATTATGAGAATGCGAGTTTTTAGAATGAATCCCACCATCTTGAAAATGTTTACAACACAGTTTAATTACATCAAACTTGATCTAACATTGGAATAACTTGTAAAACAAATAACTTAGGCTCTTCCTTAAATAGAACTAAAAAAAATACCCCCGCTCAAATGGTGAACATGTCATGAATGTAAAATGTTGCacaagaatttacaaaaaaaaaaaaagatcatttcaATGCAGGGATTGTATTGCTGACTAAAGAGAAACCAGAGGAGACAGAATCAATGCCATAAACTAAATGTTTCTGTATCCCATATGAATACTCTTACTACATCATCTTGTACTATAACTGAAGTCTGTCCATCACTTTGTATGTATCTGCCCCCTCCCTATTACTCCCTCAACCAAGATAGAGGAGGGGGAATAGAAGTCAGATCAGGATCAATATTGTTATGCATGAGTTGGCATAAGATCTGTCACACATGACAAATTCCCAATGGTAAATTAATGCATAGTTTACAATCATACACAGTTTTGGAAGTAGATAATCCTTTTACCACTAAAATCAATTTCTACTatattgtatacattttataCCACCCCTTttgattacatgtgtgtgtgtgtgtgtgtatatatatatatatatatatNNNNNNNNNNNNNNNNNNNNNNNNNNNNNNNNNNNNNNNNNNNNNNNNNNNNNNNNNNNNNNNNNNNNNNNNNNNNNNNNNNNNNNNNNNNNNNNNNNNNNNNNNNNNNNNNNNNNNNNNNNNNNNNNNNNNNNNNNNNNNNNNNNNNNNNNNNNNNNNNNNNNNNNNNNNNNNNNNNNNNNNNNNNNNNNNNNNNNNNNNNNNNNNNNNNNNNNNNNNNNNNNNNNNNNNNNNNNNNNNNNNNNNNNNNNNNNNNNNNNNNNNNNNNNNNNNNNNNNNNNNNNNNNNNNNNNNNNNNNNNNNNNNNatatatataaaattctatattgCATTAAAAATGTTTACACCAGATACCACTGAAAATAGTTATTCCCTATCTGGCTTCATATATAGCCTGCTATTCATGATGACATGTCAATGTTAAAAAGTACCGATTCTATCTACTAGTTAGAACAGCAAGCTTACATAGTGAACAGTCAGAGATAGCAAATTTATTTGCAAGACGGAACTATAGCATTCGTGAATTCAAGTTAAATAGTGGAGAAAGTATCAAGACAAACAACTATGCAAGAAGCCTACAATACTAAGAATAATAATTCTAACAATTATATTCAGTACTCTGGTACCAATATTAATATGTGCAATTGAAATGTGTTGAGGAGCAAACAAACTTCTCCCATccctattatgtatatatcaagtAATCACTTGTTTGAGTACTGAACTACCAACCTGCTTATGAAATCGACGGTCTAAATGTAACTCACAAGCAGAATCAGCATGATAGTGAGCCACAAGACAGCCTTTGAACAAATGCAATCCAACCGCTGCCAAACTGTTTCCAGTTAAccatttccactcacaaggattggCTCAACTCCAATCTCTGTAAAACCTGACCAAGAGCTGCACATTGGAATTGAACCGCAAAACTTCTTGaaccaaacttttttttttatcattcatagacacacacaactaaacaattttcttttccttcaacttAATGCTGTTTAGGCTGCAAATCTGCATCCTCTAcagttaaatacataaaaacattccaCAAGGAAACAACCTGCATGATCTACTCACTTATTGCCTCCTGTAGCTCTAAGGCGAATATGAAGAGCTGTAATTCCAACTGTTTTGCACCTTTCTGCTACTTCTTGTGCAGCCAACATTGCAGCGTAAGGGGAAGCTTCATCTCGATCAGCCTTTACCTTCATTCCACCTGTCACACGAGCTATAGTTTCTctgaaaaacatgaaaatgtaTTGTAGGAACTATTTCAATAACAATGTAACAAGGCATCATCAAATTCCAGTTTGTGACTGGAACAATGAAGTCAAACAAAATATACAGCAATGGAGATGATGTTCTAGATATCACAGAAAAAATAAACTGATTTTTCTCCATTTGTACTTTTGTTTAACAACACGAGaaccaaatgaatttatactCACATGGGGAATGCAAAGTGAATATTTTGCGACCTTTTGAGAATAAGATCATAAAATGTCGtagtttttgtacttattttaaaataagCATGAAAACTATTTGTAAGAAAGATAATTCTGTTTTTTACCCATTTGGAACACATTCATGCAACCAGTTTCCTATTTAAGGGTTAATTTACCATTGCTAAcaaccaacaaaataaaaaacatgcTCAAGAATATTATGTAATAGGCACTGGTTAAGATCCAGCAATCACTGTAAATCAAGAgatataatgcaaataaataactGCATCTGAGATGTCTTGCCAAACCACAAAATATctcaaagaaagaattattttatgacAAAATCTTGTACTGGAAACTCAGAATAGACTATTTTGGAATGTAGTAACAGAAAATTTTGTGAGCTTCTACCTAAGAATATGTGCAATGCAATTGAGTTGAAGTAACACTTTATTAATTAGTTCGTTCATCATTGACAACAATCAAGGACATCACAGAAGACAATGGGGCTCAGTGTGTTCGGCTGTGGCCAATCAGTTTGATGCATGCTCAAAAGGCTCTGCAGGACAGGAACTGTTGGTGTAGCTTCACCAGACAAGTTGGCTTTTTGCTcttgaccccaaaacttattcagTGAAGCCTTGAATGTATCTTTAAAGTGCCTTTTCTGTCCACCTTGCATGCACTTGcctcctgccagctcactgtaaAAGTATTTTGGGGAGTTTCATTTCAGGTATTCAAACAAAGTGGCCAGTCCACAgtagtgtgtaaatatttggTAGATCAACTTGAGAGGAGACCATGCCTAGGACTTTTTCAACAGCTTTCTCAGGCAGTTTATGTAGAAGCAGTTTAGCTTTTTGGCAGGATCTTTGTGGACCATCCAAGTCTTGCAGGCATACAGTAGCATAGACAGTACAACTGCTTGGTACACAATCAACACAGCAACTAGCCTAATGCTTCTCCTCTCCCACAATGATTCATGTAGCCACCTGAATGCTAAGTTTCCCATGGCAATGTGCATGTTGACTTTATTGTCAATGTTCACAGATCTGGAAAGTGTGCAGCCAAGGCACATGAACGCAACAACCTTCTGGGTTCCCCTTGAACAGTGACAGTTGGTTCCATATACGACTTCTGAGTACTGATTGTGAGGCCAAAGTTACTGCAGGATGTGTGGTGTCGGAGAGAGCTGTTGGACAGTCAACTTGATCTTTAACCTGCACCAACTTCAGAAGTGCCAGGAACAGAATAGAGACCAATACACGTTTGTAGACTTGACCAAGGCCTTTGAGACCAGCTGTGAGGGCATTTGGAAGATCATGTTCAAGTTCAGCAGCTTGATTAATTCATTAGCATGGTGACAGTTCCATGATGGCATGCCCACTTGAATATTGGGCAGTGGTGATTTTTCCAACGTGTTCCCAGTCACTAACATAGTCAAGCAGGACTGTGTATTCACAACTATGCTGTTCGGCATGATGTTCTCAGTCATGTTAATGGAGGTCTTCTGCATCAACAAAACCACATCAAGATCACATTCATGACGTGTAGCACTTGAGACTGGAGGCTACAAGCAAACACCAAAGTAGAAGAGAACTGTGATTGACTGCAGGTGACTGTGCACGCAATATCACCACAGAGTCCCAAATGCAGCAGAGCATATTGATAAAAGCAACTATTTTGTataatgaaacaatattatattgttgtgcattttgtaaaataatgtaaagttACGTAGTCCCTCTATATTTCTATATCCCAATTGTACTCTGACCAACTCAATGTAATTGTTGGCTAATATTGCAAGTTATGTCCCTTGCAGAAGTCATTCTAACATGTAGCTTTAGTTACACAGATCTGGTTTCCTTCCTTTTCACTGAAGTACTTCATCTTGTTgccaactcatttttgctaggcattttttatataccaatgGTTTACAAATGTTGTAACTATCAAGGTACAGAAAGTTTACAAGAAAAACATCACTATTGCTCAAGTGGTGTCAATGTGAAGACAATTTCTGTCCACAAAGTTTTGATAGACTGCAGGAAACTATTACAATTAGTTTGTTTCTATGACTTCAGCACGCAAAAAAACTTATGAGTGATTTGCCTAAGTGCCACACAATGAAATCCAACTCAAACCGCATGGTTTTGAAGTGAACTTATATATGCTAATGacatataatcattatttaaagTTTGCCTTCTTACCATACTACCATGTATTGGATGGGCCAACAGGATCCACCAAGCCCCAATACCTgcttttcctacacacacacacaaagtcaggAGTTATGAGAAGTGAATACATTTAACCACATGACTTCCATCGTATTACAGCTATTTTGCAACCTTCATGTACTGTTAACTTCACTATGAAAAAAGTaagcatacat from Octopus bimaculoides isolate UCB-OBI-ISO-001 chromosome 5, ASM119413v2, whole genome shotgun sequence carries:
- the LOC106878322 gene encoding 40S ribosomal protein S14 translates to MAPRKGKTQQQQEQVSLGPQVLEGENVFGVAHIFASFNDTFVHVTDLSGKETIARVTGGMKVKADRDEASPYAAMLAAQEVAERCKTVGITALHIRLRATGGNKTKTPGPGAQSALRALARSGMKIGRIEDVTPIPSDSTRRKGGRRGRRL